From a region of the bacterium genome:
- a CDS encoding LemA family protein: MNPVLFPVIVLGAVLLWLVLTYNGLVRIRQHVRESWSGIDTELKRRYDLIPNLVETVRAYAAHEREVLEGVTAARARAAASQGDPESQAADEKVLVQGLDRLLAVAEGYPELKANENYLGLQLELANTEDRIQAARRFFNANVRDLNTRIEVFPSNLVAGWFGFEKAGFFEVESARVRQVVDVSFEKYDEK; the protein is encoded by the coding sequence ATGAATCCCGTTCTCTTCCCGGTGATCGTCCTGGGAGCGGTCCTGCTGTGGCTGGTCCTGACCTACAACGGGCTGGTGCGCATCCGGCAGCACGTGCGCGAGTCGTGGTCGGGCATCGACACCGAACTGAAGCGGCGCTACGACCTGATCCCCAACCTGGTCGAGACGGTGCGCGCGTACGCGGCCCACGAGCGCGAGGTGCTCGAGGGGGTGACGGCGGCCCGGGCCAGGGCGGCGGCCTCGCAGGGCGACCCGGAGAGCCAGGCGGCCGACGAGAAGGTGCTGGTGCAGGGGCTCGACCGCCTGCTGGCCGTGGCCGAAGGCTATCCCGAACTGAAGGCCAACGAGAACTACCTCGGGCTGCAGCTGGAGCTGGCGAACACCGAGGACCGCATCCAGGCCGCCCGGCGCTTCTTCAACGCCAACGTGCGCGACCTGAACACGCGCATCGAGGTGTTCCCGTCGAATCTGGTGGCCGGCTGGTTCGGCTTCGAGAAGGCCGGGTTCTTCGAGGTCGAGAGCGCCCGGGTGCGGCAGGTGGTCGACGTGTCCTTCGAAAAATATGACGAAAAGTAA
- a CDS encoding T9SS type A sorting domain-containing protein, giving the protein MKNRFCAWLAWGLICGGLTTTSFAGVVVESLDPARNTVIWTLADLRLEPGLVGDVPVVAVDAAGTLPRQEAGRPELPTATVTLEIPGRGTPAFRIVSRRERAVPTPLVRPSLGHLTRDRDPGALVPEFGPVYTAGAVFPASEVELGRPFLLGDRRGVTVRLNPVRWDAARGVLLVTDALTLEIVTSGDGGENALPADAPASSAEFRAGQSRTFANVADRPLMQKSAPLARGRMLIVSHDDFVPELASFRAWKARRGIASDVLPLSATDGTAAGLRKAIADAYLDTPGLTWVVLVGDREQLPTNTGVYDGSDSDTRYGMILGDDLYPEVHVSRVSVRTPAEAAVQLAKFVAYEANPATGGAATWYARAAGVASDEGVPADYERAELLRSDLLTRDYTAVDRIYQSLGASSGSIATALNEGRSLVNYLGHGTGLGWQSVPFDRTNVAALTNTGRLPWIIDVSCSNGDFALDTCFAEAWLRAGTAAAPAGAVGMVAASSLAPWTPPTIMQGEIVDLLTAGATYEMGALVTAGLVRVLDEYAGVPVATQVMEQNILFGDASLQVRTRAPAAFDVVLPAVVLAGDDQLEVQVGAAGTGTVAVSAGATLLGAADFTAAGTVRVPVSGLGGPAGPAEVTVTVTGPNMIPATAVVPVVSGATPVPDVVTAAPELRGNYPNPFNPVTRIRFELPAAGRVQLAVYDVAGRVVRHLADEGFAAGSHEVTWDGRDAAGRAAPSGLYLYRLEAAGHALTGRMTLAK; this is encoded by the coding sequence TTGAAAAACCGCTTCTGCGCATGGCTGGCCTGGGGCCTGATCTGTGGTGGTCTGACGACCACCTCATTTGCCGGTGTGGTTGTCGAAAGCCTGGATCCGGCCCGAAATACGGTGATCTGGACCCTCGCGGACCTGCGCCTGGAGCCCGGTCTGGTCGGCGACGTGCCCGTCGTGGCCGTGGACGCCGCCGGCACCCTGCCCCGCCAGGAGGCCGGACGGCCCGAGCTGCCCACCGCCACCGTGACCCTGGAGATCCCCGGACGGGGCACCCCGGCCTTCCGCATCGTCAGCCGGCGCGAACGCGCCGTGCCGACGCCCCTGGTGCGGCCCTCGCTGGGCCACCTGACCCGTGATCGCGACCCCGGCGCCCTCGTGCCCGAGTTCGGCCCCGTCTACACCGCGGGGGCCGTGTTCCCGGCCAGCGAGGTGGAACTGGGCCGCCCGTTCCTTCTGGGCGACCGCCGCGGCGTGACCGTGCGCCTGAATCCGGTGCGGTGGGACGCCGCCCGCGGCGTGCTGCTGGTGACCGACGCCCTGACCCTCGAGATCGTGACCTCCGGCGACGGCGGCGAGAACGCCCTGCCCGCCGACGCCCCGGCCTCGTCGGCCGAGTTCCGCGCGGGCCAGTCCCGCACCTTCGCCAACGTGGCTGATCGCCCCCTGATGCAGAAATCCGCCCCTCTCGCCCGGGGGCGGATGCTCATCGTCAGCCACGACGACTTCGTGCCGGAGCTGGCGTCGTTCCGGGCCTGGAAGGCCCGGCGCGGGATCGCCAGCGACGTGCTGCCGCTGTCGGCGACCGACGGCACCGCCGCGGGCCTGCGCAAGGCCATCGCCGACGCCTACCTGGACACTCCGGGGCTGACCTGGGTCGTGCTGGTGGGGGACCGCGAGCAGCTGCCCACCAACACGGGCGTGTACGACGGCTCGGACAGCGACACCCGCTACGGCATGATCCTCGGCGACGACCTCTACCCCGAGGTGCACGTCTCCCGCGTGTCGGTGCGCACGCCGGCCGAGGCGGCGGTCCAGCTGGCCAAGTTCGTCGCCTACGAGGCGAATCCGGCCACCGGCGGCGCCGCCACGTGGTACGCCCGCGCCGCCGGCGTGGCCAGCGACGAGGGCGTGCCGGCCGACTACGAGCGCGCCGAGCTGCTGCGCAGCGACCTGCTCACCCGCGACTACACGGCCGTGGACCGCATCTACCAGAGCCTGGGCGCCAGCTCGGGCTCCATCGCCACCGCCCTGAACGAGGGCCGCAGCCTGGTGAACTACCTGGGCCACGGCACCGGCCTCGGCTGGCAGAGCGTGCCCTTCGACCGGACCAACGTGGCGGCCCTGACCAACACCGGCCGCCTGCCCTGGATCATCGACGTGAGCTGCTCGAACGGCGACTTCGCCCTCGACACCTGCTTCGCCGAGGCCTGGCTGCGGGCCGGCACCGCCGCCGCCCCGGCGGGTGCCGTGGGCATGGTGGCCGCCTCGAGCCTGGCGCCCTGGACGCCGCCGACCATCATGCAGGGCGAGATCGTCGACCTGCTCACCGCCGGCGCCACCTACGAAATGGGCGCCCTGGTCACCGCCGGCCTCGTACGGGTGCTCGACGAATACGCGGGGGTGCCCGTGGCGACCCAGGTGATGGAGCAGAACATCCTCTTCGGCGACGCCTCGCTGCAGGTGCGCACCCGCGCCCCCGCCGCCTTCGACGTGGTCCTGCCCGCCGTGGTGCTCGCGGGCGACGACCAGCTCGAGGTGCAGGTGGGCGCCGCCGGGACCGGGACGGTGGCCGTCTCCGCCGGCGCCACGCTGCTCGGCGCCGCCGACTTCACGGCCGCCGGGACGGTGCGCGTGCCGGTGTCCGGCCTGGGTGGTCCGGCCGGCCCGGCCGAGGTGACCGTGACCGTGACCGGGCCCAACATGATTCCCGCCACGGCCGTCGTTCCGGTCGTGTCCGGCGCGACGCCGGTGCCCGACGTGGTCACCGCGGCGCCGGAGCTGCGGGGCAACTACCCGAATCCGTTCAATCCCGTGACCCGGATCCGCTTCGAGCTGCCCGCCGCCGGGCGGGTGCAGCTGGCCGTGTACGACGTGGCCGGGCGGGTCGTGCGGCATCTCGCCGACGAGGGCTTCGCGGCGGGGAGCCACGAGGTGACCTGGGACGGCCGCGACGCCGCCGGCCGGGCGGCCCCGAGCGGCCTCTATCTGTACCGTCTGGAAGCGGCGGGGCACGCCCTCACCGGCCGCATGACCCTGGCCAAGTAG
- a CDS encoding MGMT family protein, whose protein sequence is MSTSLAKYDAILATVQSIPPGRVATYGQVAAESGWPGRARLVGRALGLLPPDSAVPWHRVVNAAGRISLRGDGASVAEQAQLLASEGVVVSAAGRIDLRRFGWQP, encoded by the coding sequence ATGTCCACGAGCCTCGCCAAGTATGACGCGATTCTGGCAACTGTCCAGTCCATCCCGCCGGGACGGGTCGCCACCTACGGCCAGGTGGCCGCCGAGTCCGGTTGGCCGGGCCGCGCCCGCCTGGTGGGCCGGGCCCTCGGCCTGCTGCCGCCGGACAGCGCCGTGCCCTGGCACCGCGTCGTCAACGCCGCCGGCCGGATCAGCCTGCGCGGCGACGGCGCTTCGGTCGCGGAGCAGGCCCAACTGTTGGCATCCGAAGGGGTTGTCGTCTCGGCAGCGGGCCGCATCGACCTGCGCCGCTTCGGCTGGCAGCCCTGA